Proteins from one Staphylococcus sp. IVB6214 genomic window:
- a CDS encoding N-acetylmannosamine-6-phosphate 2-epimerase has product MKLPKGLIVSCQALEDEPLHSSFIMSKMALAAKEGGAVGIRVNSKEDIIAIKQEVDLPVIGIVKRDYDHSSVFITATKKEVDELLESGCEVIALDATLRERPAETLEELVQYIRNEAPEVELMADIATLEEAKNADRLGFDYIGTTLHGYTEDTQGMLLYQNDFAFLTDVLDNVKQKVIAEGNVITPEMLKQVFDKGVYASVVGGAITRPRDITKRFVSMIQ; this is encoded by the coding sequence ATGAAGTTACCAAAAGGATTAATCGTCTCTTGTCAGGCGTTAGAAGATGAACCATTACATTCATCCTTCATTATGAGTAAGATGGCACTTGCGGCAAAAGAAGGCGGTGCAGTTGGTATTAGAGTGAACTCAAAAGAAGATATTATCGCGATTAAGCAAGAAGTTGACTTACCCGTGATTGGTATTGTGAAGCGTGATTATGATCATTCTTCTGTATTTATAACAGCTACGAAAAAAGAAGTAGATGAGCTGTTAGAAAGTGGATGCGAAGTCATTGCATTGGATGCAACATTGCGTGAACGCCCAGCAGAAACTTTAGAAGAATTGGTACAGTATATTAGAAATGAAGCACCAGAAGTTGAATTAATGGCAGATATCGCAACATTGGAAGAAGCGAAAAATGCAGATCGACTCGGCTTTGATTATATCGGTACGACATTGCATGGCTATACAGAAGACACACAAGGAATGTTACTTTATCAGAATGACTTTGCCTTTTTAACAGATGTATTGGACAATGTGAAACAAAAAGTCATCGCAGAAGGCAATGTGATCACGCCAGAAATGTTAAAACAAGTTTTTGACAAAGGTGTTTATGCTTCAGTTGTCGGTGGTGCGATCACACGGCCACGTGATATCACGAAGCGCTTTGTAAGTATGATTCAATAG
- the nagB gene encoding glucosamine-6-phosphate deaminase has translation MKITNIGDKKQASFYVATELYKQMIHKKESKLGLATGGTMIEMYEALVNLLEKNKPDVSHVETFNLDEYIGLDASHPTSYHQYMNQILFAQYKGFDSEKCHLPNGVAEDPEAEANRYEALLDEKGPMDLQILGIGQNGHIGFNEPGTAFDSTTHRVDLTESTIEANSRYFDDIADVPKQAISMGLRSIMKAKRIILLAFGEHKKEAITQLATGNITTDVPATILHLHPNVEVYVDDAAMPDQL, from the coding sequence ATGAAAATTACAAATATCGGAGACAAGAAGCAAGCCTCATTCTATGTCGCAACAGAACTATACAAACAAATGATACACAAAAAGGAAAGTAAGTTAGGGCTAGCGACAGGTGGTACGATGATTGAGATGTATGAAGCATTGGTGAATTTGTTAGAGAAAAACAAACCAGATGTTTCTCACGTTGAAACGTTTAATCTAGATGAGTATATCGGGTTAGACGCAAGTCATCCAACAAGTTACCATCAATATATGAATCAGATTTTATTTGCTCAGTATAAAGGCTTTGATTCAGAAAAATGCCATTTGCCGAATGGAGTGGCAGAAGATCCGGAAGCGGAAGCAAATCGATATGAAGCATTGTTAGATGAGAAAGGGCCCATGGATCTTCAAATATTAGGTATTGGTCAAAATGGTCACATCGGCTTTAATGAACCAGGTACTGCATTTGATAGTACGACACATCGTGTTGATTTGACAGAGAGTACGATCGAAGCAAATAGTCGATACTTCGATGATATAGCAGATGTCCCGAAACAAGCCATTTCGATGGGGTTACGTTCTATTATGAAAGCAAAACGTATCATTTTGTTGGCATTTGGAGAACATAAAAAAGAAGCAATCACACAACTGGCAACAGGGAACATCACAACAGATGTACCAGCGACAATTCTACATCTACATCCAAACGTTGAAGTGTATGTTGATGATGCCGCAATGCCAGATCAACTATAA